One window of the Primulina eburnea isolate SZY01 chromosome 18, ASM2296580v1, whole genome shotgun sequence genome contains the following:
- the LOC140820200 gene encoding uncharacterized protein — protein MENDPISQPLDSLQSQVESLNKRIKALEAENAQLSTRLSNCVCQKIAESDNTHVLDSRHSIEEVERLKVDNNDVNNRFKEAVQGCSTRSMHHLPKRYVALKAMYFGQRFYGFASEAQLDPTVESEIFKALRKTRLIFGDKKELQYSRCGRTDKGVSSVGQVISLFLRSNLKGTAGGSGYSGETFAKNSCEGEIDYVNILNRVLPKDIRIIGWSPAPTDFSARFSCLSREYKYFFWGANLNIMAMETAGKKFIGEHDFRNFCKMDAANVHNYRRHITSFEITSCDERFEDDHLWVVKIKGSAFLWHQIRCMVAVLFLVGQGLESPNVVEVLLDIKRTPRKPQYTMAPEIPLVLQSCEFKVLKFICSSDARQALLTHLKKECQSCQLQAAIFREALRCCSGIFSDYSQPNHKPKKKESAHIPLILRPTEPSYEERWAKMLSKMGREKVETCIEP, from the exons ATGGAGAATGATCCGATCTCTCAACCCTTAGATTCGCTGCAATCACAGGTGGAGTCTCTTAATAAGAGGATCAAG GCGTTAGAGGCTGAGAATGCCCAGCTTTCTACTCGCCTCTCGAACTGCGTATGCCAGAAG ATTGCAGAAAGTGACAATACTCATGTTTTAGACAGCCGTCATTCCATTGAGGAAGTGGAGAGGCTTAAAGTAGATAACAATGACGTGAACAATAGATTTAAGGAGGCTGTACAAG GTTGCAGCACAAGGAGCATGCATCATTTACCAAAACGATATGTTGCTCTGAAAGCTATGTATTTTGGTCAGAG GTTTTATGGTTTTGCTTCAGAAGCACAGTTGGATCCAACCGTGGAG TCAGAAATTTTTAAGGCCCTTAGAAAGACAAGGTTGATATTTGGTGACAAGAAGGAGTTGCAATATTCTAGATGTGGCAGAACGGACAAGGGAGTTTCCTCTGTTGGGCAA GTAATCTCTCTATTTCTACGATCCAATCTTAAAGGAACAGCAGGGGGCAGTGGATATTCTGGAGAAACTTTTGCTAAAAATTCATGTG AGGGAGAAATAGACTATGTGAATATTCTAAACCGTGTCCTCCCAAAAGATATTCGAATTATTGGGTGGTCTCCTGCTCCAACTGATTTCAGTGCCAG GTTCAGTTGTTTGAGCCGGGAGTACAAATACTTCTTCTGGGGAGCAAATTTGAACATTATG GCCATGGAGACAGCTGGTAAGAAATTTATTGGGGAACATGATTTCAGAAATTTTTGTAAGATGGATGCAGCTAATGTCCACAATTATAGGCGTCATATCACATCGTTTGAGATTACTTCTTGTGATGAAAG GTTTGAAGATGATCATCTCTGGGTGGTGAAAATCAAAGGTAGTGCTTTTCTGTGGCACCAGATCCGATGCATGGTTGCTGTGCTGTTTTTGGTTGGTCAGGGTCTTGAATCTCCTAAT GTGGTAGAGGTTCTATTGGATATTAAAAGAACACCAAGGAAACCTCAATACACAATGGCTCCAGAGATTCCACTTGTTCTTCAGTCTTGTGAATTCAAAGTTCTAAAATTCATTTGCTCATCAG ATGCTAGGCAAGCTCTTCTCACTCACTTAAAGAAGGAATGCCAGAGTTGCCAACTTCAAGCAGCAATATTTCGTGAGGCATTGCGATGTTGTTCTGGCATTTTTAGTG ATTACAGTCAGCCAAATCATAAGCCAAAAAAGAAGGAATCTGCTCACATCCCCCTAATATTACGACCAACAGAGC CTTCTTATGAAGAGCGATGGGCTAAGATGCTCTCTAAAATGGGAAGGGAAAAAGTAGAAACTTGTATTGAACCATGA